The proteins below come from a single Pseudomonadota bacterium genomic window:
- a CDS encoding HDOD domain-containing protein produces MIKDLKKRLEGAINLLPPIPAVMVELLRALDDENSDINSLARIISKDPSMSINVLKVANSAFYRLPYKVSAIDHAVRMLGIKEITMICIACGAYGALKPPRGAQTFDTNRFWKHSVATAVIAKRLCNKMNMKDLGAVYLSGLLHDVGKIILDRFVHEIYEIVINATSDECISMIEAEKKFLGETHDIVGGWIMEQWKLPEIFIDVARYHHCVQDSTGENKTAVAVCSLADQLARIQDFGFGGDISGVILNETEAFKVLEKVNPKILEIDMVKFNWDLENADDEIGEMESILKN; encoded by the coding sequence AATGGTAGAGCTGCTGCGGGCTCTTGATGATGAAAATTCCGATATAAACTCTTTAGCAAGGATAATCTCAAAAGATCCGTCAATGAGCATAAATGTGCTGAAGGTTGCGAATTCTGCCTTTTACCGTCTTCCTTATAAAGTTTCGGCTATTGACCATGCGGTGAGAATGCTGGGCATCAAAGAAATTACGATGATTTGTATAGCCTGTGGCGCTTACGGTGCATTAAAGCCACCGCGTGGTGCACAAACCTTTGACACGAATAGATTCTGGAAACATTCTGTGGCTACTGCGGTAATTGCAAAGAGGTTATGCAATAAGATGAATATGAAAGACCTTGGAGCTGTTTACCTTTCAGGTCTTCTTCATGATGTCGGAAAGATCATATTGGACAGATTCGTCCACGAAATATATGAAATTGTCATTAATGCAACTTCTGACGAATGTATCTCGATGATTGAAGCCGAGAAAAAGTTTCTCGGTGAAACGCACGACATAGTAGGCGGTTGGATTATGGAGCAGTGGAAACTGCCGGAGATATTTATTGATGTTGCCAGATACCATCATTGTGTACAGGACTCTACCGGAGAAAACAAAACGGCGGTTGCTGTCTGCTCACTGGCAGATCAACTGGCAAGGATCCAGGATTTTGGTTTTGGGGGCGATATAAGCGGGGTAATATTAAACGAAACAGAAGCATTCAAGGTTCTTGAGAAAGTCAATCCTAAGATCCTGGAAATAGATATGGTTAAGTTTAACTGGGATTTAGAAAATGCTGATGATGAAATTGGAGAGATGGAAAGTATTCTGAAAAACTGA
- a CDS encoding MOSC domain-containing protein has product MKGRIISVNISNKKGEKKHGVGKCMLIKDMGLENDAHAGFMHRQVSLLAKESIKKIKDMGIDVDCGDFAENLTTEGIELPILPIGTKLKVGDNIILRVTQIGKECHARCAIFQQVGDCVMPREGIFTEVLNEGEIKAGDEIEVLQ; this is encoded by the coding sequence ATGAAAGGTAGGATCATTTCAGTAAACATCAGTAACAAAAAGGGCGAAAAGAAGCATGGTGTGGGAAAGTGCATGTTAATAAAAGATATGGGGCTTGAGAACGACGCACATGCGGGCTTTATGCACAGGCAGGTAAGCCTCCTTGCAAAAGAGAGCATCAAGAAGATAAAGGACATGGGAATTGATGTAGATTGCGGAGACTTTGCTGAAAACCTGACCACTGAAGGCATAGAACTCCCAATATTACCTATCGGCACAAAACTTAAAGTCGGGGACAACATTATTCTAAGAGTTACTCAGATAGGCAAAGAATGTCATGCCAGGTGCGCTATTTTTCAACAGGTCGGTGATTGCGTGATGCCGAGAGAGGGGATCTTTACCGAGGTACTCAATGAGGGGGAAATTAAGGCAGGAGATGAAATCGAGGTATTACAATGA
- a CDS encoding MogA/MoaB family molybdenum cofactor biosynthesis protein encodes MKHSVVIITCSDKGSKGEREDKSGPAIAEMLKDSYNVNNILVVPDETDIIANAIKKLIDEQGIDLVITTGGTGLSDRDVTPEATRMVIEKDLPGFAEIMRIESYKITPHGIISRGICGIRGKSIVINLPGSPKAATECLSFVSAALPHALNKLKGDTADCAS; translated from the coding sequence ATGAAACACAGTGTTGTAATCATTACATGCAGCGATAAAGGCTCCAAAGGTGAACGTGAAGATAAAAGCGGACCTGCAATAGCTGAAATGCTGAAGGACTCTTACAATGTAAACAATATTCTCGTTGTACCGGATGAAACCGATATTATTGCCAATGCAATAAAAAAGCTCATTGATGAGCAGGGGATAGATCTTGTTATTACAACAGGCGGCACGGGTTTGTCAGACAGGGACGTAACCCCTGAAGCCACAAGGATGGTCATTGAAAAAGATTTGCCCGGCTTTGCTGAAATAATGCGCATTGAGAGTTACAAAATCACCCCTCACGGGATAATCTCGCGGGGCATCTGCGGAATAAGAGGCAAGAGCATAGTCATTAACCTCCCTGGAAGCCCCAAGGCAGCTACAGAATGCCTCTCCTTCGTGTCGGCTGCCCTACCCCACGCACTTAATAAGCTGAAAGGAGATACTGCCGATTGCGCCAGCTAA